The window AGTAGGTTGCATTAATATAAGTACAGGTAATTAGATTAGAAGAGTGGTGGTGGCAGAAGAAGTTTGAATGGTCAAAAAGGAAAAACCAAACCCGATGTACTTTCAAACTCCAATTTATTACTAACTCCGATGTCTTCTTatcttttattaaattaatttttatttttggatttgatttgatttttaagaTATGACTGTCACCAGCGCATTATAGCATTGCTCCCCTCATTAAAAAGCACAGCCACAAAGCTTCCATTTTTATTCTTACAAAATTATTATCATTCAGACCAAActgaaaaaaaggaagagagagaagagaagagagagagaaggggaTTCATCATCAACCCATCTTCCCTCCCTTCCTGTGGATCTCAAAATTCCTGGGTTTTCTCTGGTACGTCTCTAAGCTTCATCTCCGATCTAATGAATGTATAGATCGGTAGATATAGCCAAGATGAGTTTGAATTTGATTGTCTGCGTGTTGTCTGAGTTGAAAGTTTCtgtctttttttgttatttttatggATTTATCCCTTTTCCATCAAATATTTTCCTTATTTTTGCTAGATCCTGCTTCTTAGGTGATTAGCTCCCAGATGAGTCTTGAGATTAGCTTTGTTGATTAAGTACCCTCTTCTCTTTGCTGCAGGATTTGATCTgatcaagatttgaagacaaaggaagaatctttttctttttagaagTTTCTAATGGCCACGGTGGGCGTGGAGCCTAGTGCCGCGGTTAGAGAATCTAATGGAAACGTTACTGCTGATGTTGATAGATTACCTGAAGAGATGAATCACATGAAAATTCAAGATGATAAAGTATGTTTCTTTTTGTATcagattctgttttttttttgtcgttttTGTTAAACTGACTTGATTGATGTTCACCAGGAAATGGAAGCTACAATTGTAAACGGCAATGTCACAGAGACTGGTCATATAATAGTTACTACTATAGGTGGAAGAAACGGCCAACCAAAGCAGGTTTGTGCCTGCACAAAACCTATCCTTTATAAACTTATTCGAGTGTATTCAGGCCGGTCCTCAGATTTTAGAGACTATTAAACAATTTAATAagatattttataaactttaaaaaataaatttggggcctatatgtatatgtaatttaaaaaaaaaaaaaattgggggcCATAGGCCATTGCTTCACCCAGCTTATGCTCTCTGTGTATTTGCATTAGCTAAGTTGATCGAGTCTATTCAGAGCCGGTCCTGAGATTTTtagtaaatgtttatataattttctttttcttataaatttggagcctatatatatgtaaaaaatttgGGGGCCATATCTCAATGCTTCACTAGCCTATGCTCAAGACTGGCCCTGACTGTATTTGCATTAGCTAATGTGAATCTTCTTGGGATGCTAAAATTGCAGACAATCAGTTACATGGCAGAGAGAGTTGTTGGACATGGCTCCTTCGGCGTTGTCTTCCAAgtgagttttgagtatttttgtTCCTCCTCTTCTCTTACCAAACCATATGTCTTTGCATTGCCATTGAcaagatcattttttttttcttacaggcGAAATGTTTAGAGACAGGAGAAACTGTTGCGATAAAGAAAGTGTTGCAAGACCGTAGGTACAAGAACCGTGAGCTACAAACAATGAGGCTACTCGACCATCCAAACGTAGTCTCTTTAAAACACTGCTTCTTCTCAACAACCGAGAAAGACGAGCTTTACCTCAACTTGGTCCTTGAATACGTTCCGGAAACAGTTCACAGAGTCATCAAACACTACAACAAACTTAACCAACGCATGCCTATCGTCTACGTCAAACTCTACACCTATCAGGTAGAGATATTAAACTTCAAAGAGTTATCTATTTTAATGTTATCATCTCTTATTGGAGATCTTTTTCTATCAGATATTTAGGTCCTTAGCCTACATTCACCGTTGTATTGGCGTGTGCCATCGTGACATAAAGCCTCAGAACTTGTTGGTGAATCCACACACTCATCAAGTGAAGCTTTGTGATTTTGGAAGTGCTAAAGTATTGGTGAGTTTGTTgatgattctctctctctctctctctctctctctctctatttgaATCTATTTATTGATCAATTCTTGATTCTTGGAACAGGTTAGAGGAGAGCCAAACATTTCATATATATGCTCAAGGTATTATAGAGCACCTGAGCTTATTTTTGGAGCAACTGAGTATACTACAGCCATTGATGTCTGGTCTACAGGTTGTGTTCTCGCTGAGCTTCTTCTAGGACAGG of the Brassica rapa cultivar Chiifu-401-42 chromosome A03, CAAS_Brap_v3.01, whole genome shotgun sequence genome contains:
- the LOC103859116 gene encoding shaggy-related protein kinase gamma, whose amino-acid sequence is MATVGVEPSAAVRESNGNVTADVDRLPEEMNHMKIQDDKEMEATIVNGNVTETGHIIVTTIGGRNGQPKQTISYMAERVVGHGSFGVVFQAKCLETGETVAIKKVLQDRRYKNRELQTMRLLDHPNVVSLKHCFFSTTEKDELYLNLVLEYVPETVHRVIKHYNKLNQRMPIVYVKLYTYQIFRSLAYIHRCIGVCHRDIKPQNLLVNPHTHQVKLCDFGSAKVLVRGEPNISYICSRYYRAPELIFGATEYTTAIDVWSTGCVLAELLLGQPLFPGESGVDQLVEIIKVLGTPTREEIKCMNPNYTEFKFPQIKAHPWHKIFHKRMPPEAVDLVSRLLQYSPNLRCSALDALIHPFFDELRDPNARLPNGRFLPPLFNFKPHELKGVPVEMVARLVPEHARKQCPWLGL